The window TGCGAAAGATGCAAAGGAGAAGTTGGAAAAAGACCTTGATGGTTATAGGGATATATGCGATGACAAAGACTATAGCAATTATTTTAAACAATTTAAACATCAAAATGAAGTATTTAGAAAAAATCTACAAGAAAATGGTTATTATGAAAAGTTCGTAGAGAATATGCGTGTTATAAGTCGTAGCTATGATGAATATATCCTTAACATGCAACGATTAGAGAAGCGATTAAATATAAGGTATGACGCCGAAGGCAGAATTTTAATGGATGATGTGGAAGATAACGAAGAAGATAACATGCTAGATCCACCGTAGAATAGGAGTATTTTGGAGGGGTTAGGAGTATATGAGTATGCTTGTTGAGATTTTGTTGAGATTTGCTATGGTATACTGTAGAAGTATTAAATACTAGGGATAGCAAGTTTATAAATAGTAAAATTAGAAAAGGTTATTAAAGGCGTAATAACTTGAAAAGAAGTGGGTTTATAGCTCTCGAATGATATCGAGAGCCTTTTTTTTGTTGTATAATAAAATCTTTATGCAGTATATGCATAAGAAGTGTTTTCATATGCATCAAGGATACTTTCTTAACAAGCAAGATGTAACGTAGCCTCTTTTGCTTCCTAAATCCATTTAATTCCTAGTAGGTCTTATGTAGGATATGTGCTATAATAAAAACCATGTAATACATGATAAATTTGAACTAATTCGTAAATGGCATGAAAGGGCATAGGACATGAAAGTAACGAAAAAATTCCAAATAACAAGTTTCATTCTTTTTTTACTCATTTTCATATGTTCTTTGGCTCTATGGCATTACAATCATCAAACGGTTGATATAGAGGCAAAAAATGGAGTGTTTGATTTATCTCAATACGATTTTAATAAAGATGGTCCCATTAAATTAGATGGTGAATGGGCGTTATATAAAAATCAATTACTTACCTATAAGGATTTTGAAGAAAATAAGCAGAAACAAGGACAGCTGCAGAAAGTGCCAGGTAGCTTTACCATTGATCAGAACAAGAAAGGTGAAAAAGGTTTTGGGTATGGGACTTATCGGTTAAGGGTTAAAACAAACGCACGTGGTATGAAACTGGGATTTAAACTATTAACCATGTCAACATCTTATTCAATCATGATTGATGACACGGTTATAGCTACCAATGGTCAAGTGGCTACATCTAAAGCTGCTTATATAGGTGAGTATAAACCACAAACGGTTCTATTTGAGCCTAAAAATAACACCTTTGATATCATTGTTCAAGTGGCTAATTATACATATAATCGTATTGGTATCTGGCATAGTCTTATCATCGGTGAGTATGAGCAAGTCGTTCATCTTAGAGAGACATCCTTTAGACGCACCATGTTTTTACTGGGTGGCATCGTCTTCATGTTGTTCTACCAGATTGGCATCTATTACTTACATCGTCATAGTAAACGGGCACACATTTTACTGATTGTAAGTCTTATCATTATGACGATTCGTTTAATATGTACAGGTGAGTATTATATTGTTCACATTATAACTGGTATTAAGTTTCCGATGATTATATGGTTAGAATATCTAACCATTATGTGGGGACCTGTTGTCATCACCTTGTTTAACTACGAGCTGTTTCCAAAAGAAATTTCGCGACGTGGTATTCGGTTATTGGTGGTTTTAGCCATTTTCAATACAATAACCATTACCTTTTTACCCATCCATATCTACACAAGTTTATTGGTGTTCTATGAAGCGTTGTATATCAGCACATTTATATATCTTATGATTCGTAATATAAAATCCATTCAAAAAGGCAGAAATTTCGCATGCCTTTGTGTGATTGGTCATGGGTTTGTTATTTTTACAAGTGTGGTTGATATTTTATATTTTAAACAAGTTATTCGTGTTATGGACGGTGGGATGACACCTTTTTCGGTGTTCATCATTATCGTATTGCACATGTTTATTATCGCTAAACAGCATGAAGAATCTTACAAAGAAGTCAACCGTTTATCAAAAAATCTCATTAAGCAGGATAAGATTAAAGATGAATTTCTAGCCAACACGTCTCACGAGATTCGAACGCCTTTACATGGCATGATCAGTTTAATGGAGCATCTTGAACATACCGGTGATAACTTAAAACATCAGCAAAAAGAAAACATCACGTATGCCATACAGAGTGGAAGACGGTTAGCTAGTCTCGTTAATGATATATTGGACTATGCAAAGCTTAAGAATGATGACTTGAAAATTCATTTAAAGGATGTTTCTCTAGCCAGTGCGGCTCAATATATTATTGATACTCAAAAATACCTGATTGCAAATGATGACGTTAACCTTTATCAAGAAATCGACCCATCCATAAAAGTTCATGTAGACGAAAACCGATTTATTCAGATATTAATGAACCTCATCAGCAATGCGATTAAATTTACCACGTCAGGCTATATTCAAGTCCATGGCAAAGTCGTGGATGAGTATGTAGAAATATGCGTGGAAGATACAGGAACAGGTATACCCAGCAATAAACTTCAAAACATCTTTGAAGCCTATCAACAATTTGAAGAAAATCATACTTCATTGGGGACGGGATTAGGATTAAATATAGCTAAGAACCTTGTTGAACTCCATGGGGGTAAGATTTGGGCTGAGTCTATTATAGGAAAAGGATCAAAATTCTATTTTACAGTGTTGCGGGGCAAGAGCCCTGGATATGGTCCATATGGTCCTTATGAGGTACAAGATGAGGACATAGACCAGAGAATCATGCATAGCGGCTATTTTAACAAAATGAAGATATACCAGAAAGATAAAAAGGATGCTATCCTCATTGTAGATGATGATTTTACGAATTTATATTCACTAACCCATATTTTATCTGTTGCGAACTATAAACTTTTTGTTACGTCCAATTGTCAAGAAGCCATTTATGTGATTGACCACTATAACATTGACATGGCAATTTTAGATATGATGATGGATGATATGACAGGTCTTGAGTTATGCCAATACATACGTGAAAAGTATACATTATTTCAATTACCTGTTTTATTGTTGACAGCACAAGTGAATAGGGATGCACTTATTTACGGCTTTAAAGCAGGTACCAATGATTTTTTAACCAAGCCTTTTAGTGGAGAAGAAT is drawn from Vallitalea pronyensis and contains these coding sequences:
- a CDS encoding hybrid sensor histidine kinase/response regulator produces the protein MFDLSQYDFNKDGPIKLDGEWALYKNQLLTYKDFEENKQKQGQLQKVPGSFTIDQNKKGEKGFGYGTYRLRVKTNARGMKLGFKLLTMSTSYSIMIDDTVIATNGQVATSKAAYIGEYKPQTVLFEPKNNTFDIIVQVANYTYNRIGIWHSLIIGEYEQVVHLRETSFRRTMFLLGGIVFMLFYQIGIYYLHRHSKRAHILLIVSLIIMTIRLICTGEYYIVHIITGIKFPMIIWLEYLTIMWGPVVITLFNYELFPKEISRRGIRLLVVLAIFNTITITFLPIHIYTSLLVFYEALYISTFIYLMIRNIKSIQKGRNFACLCVIGHGFVIFTSVVDILYFKQVIRVMDGGMTPFSVFIIIVLHMFIIAKQHEESYKEVNRLSKNLIKQDKIKDEFLANTSHEIRTPLHGMISLMEHLEHTGDNLKHQQKENITYAIQSGRRLASLVNDILDYAKLKNDDLKIHLKDVSLASAAQYIIDTQKYLIANDDVNLYQEIDPSIKVHVDENRFIQILMNLISNAIKFTTSGYIQVHGKVVDEYVEICVEDTGTGIPSNKLQNIFEAYQQFEENHTSLGTGLGLNIAKNLVELHGGKIWAESIIGKGSKFYFTVLRGKSPGYGPYGPYEVQDEDIDQRIMHSGYFNKMKIYQKDKKDAILIVDDDFTNLYSLTHILSVANYKLFVTSNCQEAIYVIDHYNIDMAILDMMMDDMTGLELCQYIREKYTLFQLPVLLLTAQVNRDALIYGFKAGTNDFLTKPFSGEELRARVRTLIKMKKSAEEAITNEVAFLQAQIKPHFIYNAINTMVSLCDTDPCRAGDLLVDFSLYLRKSFDFNNTKQWVTLDSELDYVQAYLKIEQARFEDKIYCNYHIEKEHMGLMIPPLILQPLVENAVKHGITKKSGKGQINIRTEHEADYTILSVEDDGIGMDKESINRVILLHETGKSVGLRNIHKRLMHYYGLGLHIESEPGKGCKVTIKIPDPYMKEGIV